Proteins encoded within one genomic window of Acidicapsa ligni:
- a CDS encoding HPF/RaiA family ribosome-associated protein: MDVEFTARQVKISKTLKSNAVEGIERIAISLGKVTSAALIFKAERHLQIVEISLQSKQHSIVSKGESPSQEIALRDALAHAEHQAHRFRDKLRASKRLPKVAPTAETRGPRKTGRPGVEIAAEVEKPPIVRPPGKKTKAAITVHSFPGKPAVVEPHILSAAEALAIRPMTIEEAVKEAEFRDRDLLIFRSATGDLFVLHRRRDGKMELVEVP; the protein is encoded by the coding sequence ATGGACGTAGAGTTCACTGCCAGACAGGTAAAAATCTCCAAAACACTGAAGTCGAACGCGGTCGAAGGTATCGAGCGCATCGCGATTTCGCTGGGCAAGGTCACTTCGGCAGCGCTTATCTTCAAAGCGGAACGCCACTTGCAGATCGTAGAAATCTCACTGCAAAGCAAACAACACAGCATTGTTTCCAAGGGCGAATCCCCCAGCCAGGAGATCGCGCTGCGCGATGCCCTGGCCCATGCAGAGCACCAGGCGCACCGCTTCCGAGATAAACTGCGTGCGAGCAAACGACTGCCCAAAGTCGCTCCCACGGCAGAGACGCGCGGACCTCGCAAGACGGGGCGGCCCGGGGTTGAGATCGCCGCAGAAGTAGAGAAACCTCCCATCGTTCGCCCACCGGGCAAGAAGACCAAGGCCGCGATTACTGTACATTCGTTTCCAGGCAAACCCGCAGTTGTCGAGCCGCATATCCTGAGCGCCGCCGAAGCCTTGGCGATTCGGCCCATGACGATTGAGGAAGCTGTGAAAGAGGCCGAGTTTCGCGATCGGGATCTGCTGATCTTCCGCAGCGCAACCGGAGACCTGTTCGTACTGCACCGCCGCCGCGATGGAAAAATGGAGTTGGTCGAAGTTCCATAA